Proteins found in one Hypericibacter terrae genomic segment:
- a CDS encoding CheR family methyltransferase, whose amino-acid sequence MPAKTGMAFILVQHLDPSHESMMAELLAGHTSMTVRQAAEGMPVEREHLYLIPPGTYLSVGNGVLHLSQPQARHGARLPFDFLLHSLAAEYGRRAVAVVLSGTGADGSRGLKAVKENGGFVIAQDPKDAGYDGMPRSAIMTGVVDLVLPIAEVPEALMEHSQRQMRKRTQNGSPSKDKADRLPEIIDLLRTRTAHDFRLYKPGTLQRRIERRMAMVAMEPVEMDRYLDVLQTDGRELDLLAKDLLINVTSFFRDPKVFEFLEAKVIPDLVANRSLDHPLRIWIAGCSTGEETYSIGMLFLEQIAASKRNVKLQIFASDVDPDAVAKGREGLYPEAIQADISPARLARFFTKEEGGYRVVPNLRSAVVFAVQDILADPPFSRLDLISCRNLLIYLGAEAQAKVIALFQFALREGGILVLGSSETLGDVEGRFEIVSKPERIFRFVGRRRPGDLDFPMTAGDPLRIPHRPGQSALPARQPALAELCRRLVIETYAPAAVLVNQKQECLYSLGPTDRYLRVPPGHPTQDLLAMARPDMRTKLRSAIQRTSHEGTRIVVPGGRLTHDGHEIAFNIDVQPILSEGEQLLLICFVDEPAHVEKRGEFAKPRDLPRIAELERELEATRTELQGAIRNLELSNEDQKAINEEALSVNEEFQSTNEELLTSKEELQSLNEELTALNSQLQETLERQRTTSNDLQNVLYSTDVATLFLDKQLNIRFFTPATRHLFNVIPGDVGRPLADLNSLAANDALLADAREVLRTLEPIAREIEAQNGSWYARRILPYRTQNNDVEGVVITFADVTERKHAAQALEEAERQAKLANAAKSRFLAAASHDLRQPLQTLALLQGLMAKLVEGEAAQKLVARLDQTLAAMSGMLNTLLDINQIEAGTVRADMVTFPIDDLLNRLRDEFAYHAEAQGLSLHVVSCGQLVRSDPRLLEQMLRNLLSNALKYTKHGKVLLGCRRHNGNLRIEVWDTGVGIPEEELQAIFEEYHQLDNDAHGPTRGLGLGLSIVNRLGSLLDHRTEVRSILGKGSVFSIEVKLIPDGAAERQEQRRDRTNEGTAESAGRTGTILIVEDDPEVRGLLEHLLTEEGHRTATAPDGFAAMDMVARGTLRPDLLLADYNLPHGMNGLEVSAKLREKLHRTIPVVVLTGDISTATLRSIAQQNCVQLNKPVKAKELTQLMQRLLPVHPPAAQFRSLQSGEAAGAGGPPIIYVVDDDRHVRESIRGVLEQDGRQVEDYESCEAFLEAYRPGREACLLIDAYLSGMDGLQLLRHLAESGHRLPAVMITGNSDVSIAVQAMKAGASDFIEKPVGRSELLASVERALEQSRDSSKLLAWKQSAVNHLATLTPRQREIMDLVLAGESSKNIAVDLGISQRTVENHRASIMKKTGSKSLPALARLALAAAKNDPEDRHQQGASAMTISPRSADK is encoded by the coding sequence ATGCCGGCCAAGACCGGCATGGCATTCATTCTCGTTCAGCATCTCGATCCGAGCCATGAAAGCATGATGGCGGAGCTGCTGGCCGGCCACACCTCGATGACCGTGCGGCAAGCGGCGGAGGGAATGCCGGTCGAACGCGAGCATCTCTATCTCATTCCGCCGGGGACCTATCTGTCCGTCGGCAACGGCGTGTTGCATCTCTCACAGCCCCAGGCCCGCCACGGCGCGCGCCTGCCCTTCGATTTCCTGTTGCACTCCCTGGCCGCGGAGTACGGTCGGCGCGCGGTCGCCGTGGTGCTCTCGGGTACCGGCGCCGACGGCAGCCGCGGCCTGAAGGCTGTCAAGGAGAACGGAGGCTTCGTCATCGCGCAGGACCCGAAGGATGCGGGTTATGACGGGATGCCGCGGAGCGCGATCATGACGGGAGTGGTCGACCTTGTGCTTCCGATCGCGGAGGTTCCGGAGGCCCTGATGGAACACAGCCAAAGGCAAATGCGAAAGCGCACTCAGAACGGTTCACCTTCGAAGGACAAAGCCGACCGGTTGCCGGAGATCATCGATCTTCTGCGGACCAGGACCGCACATGATTTCAGGCTCTACAAGCCTGGCACTCTGCAGCGTCGGATCGAACGGCGGATGGCGATGGTCGCCATGGAGCCCGTCGAAATGGATCGGTATCTGGATGTCCTGCAGACCGACGGTCGCGAGCTGGACCTCCTGGCCAAGGATCTGCTCATCAACGTCACCAGCTTCTTCCGCGATCCGAAGGTGTTCGAGTTCCTGGAGGCAAAGGTCATTCCCGACCTGGTCGCCAATCGCTCACTCGATCATCCCCTTCGCATCTGGATCGCGGGCTGCAGCACGGGCGAAGAGACCTACTCCATCGGCATGCTCTTTCTCGAACAGATCGCGGCGTCGAAACGGAACGTCAAGCTGCAGATCTTTGCTTCGGATGTCGATCCGGACGCCGTTGCCAAGGGTCGCGAGGGTCTTTACCCCGAAGCCATCCAAGCGGATATATCGCCGGCCAGGCTGGCCCGTTTCTTCACGAAGGAAGAAGGTGGCTACCGGGTCGTTCCCAATCTACGCTCCGCGGTGGTCTTCGCGGTCCAGGACATCCTGGCCGATCCGCCGTTCTCGCGGCTCGATCTGATCTCCTGTCGAAATCTGTTGATCTACTTGGGCGCAGAGGCCCAGGCCAAGGTCATCGCGCTGTTTCAATTCGCCCTGCGCGAGGGTGGTATTCTCGTCCTGGGCAGCTCGGAAACGCTCGGAGACGTCGAGGGCCGCTTCGAGATCGTCTCGAAGCCGGAGAGAATCTTCCGATTTGTCGGCCGGCGCCGGCCCGGCGACCTGGATTTCCCGATGACTGCCGGCGATCCGCTGCGAATTCCTCACCGCCCCGGACAGAGCGCGTTGCCCGCGCGTCAGCCCGCTCTCGCCGAGCTGTGCCGGCGCCTGGTGATCGAGACCTATGCGCCAGCTGCGGTCCTGGTCAACCAGAAGCAGGAGTGTCTCTACTCCCTCGGGCCGACCGACCGTTATCTGCGCGTGCCGCCCGGGCATCCCACGCAGGATCTGCTGGCGATGGCGCGCCCCGACATGCGCACCAAGCTGCGGTCGGCGATCCAGCGGACCAGCCATGAAGGCACCCGTATTGTCGTTCCCGGCGGCCGGTTGACCCATGATGGTCACGAGATCGCGTTCAATATCGACGTCCAGCCGATTCTGAGCGAAGGGGAACAGCTGTTGCTGATCTGCTTCGTCGACGAACCGGCACATGTCGAGAAGCGCGGCGAGTTTGCCAAGCCGCGCGACTTGCCGCGGATCGCCGAGCTGGAGCGGGAACTCGAGGCCACCAGAACGGAACTCCAGGGCGCCATTCGCAATCTCGAGCTCTCGAACGAAGACCAGAAGGCGATTAACGAAGAAGCACTCTCCGTCAACGAGGAGTTTCAATCGACAAACGAGGAGCTCCTGACCTCCAAGGAGGAATTGCAGTCGCTGAACGAGGAATTGACCGCGCTCAACAGCCAGCTTCAGGAGACACTGGAGCGCCAACGCACCACGTCCAACGATCTGCAGAACGTCCTCTACAGCACCGACGTCGCGACCTTGTTCCTGGATAAGCAGCTCAACATCCGCTTCTTCACGCCGGCCACCCGTCATTTGTTCAATGTCATCCCGGGTGACGTCGGCCGGCCGCTGGCCGACCTCAATTCGCTCGCCGCCAATGACGCGCTGCTGGCCGATGCCAGAGAGGTTCTCCGAACCCTCGAACCGATCGCCCGGGAGATCGAAGCGCAGAACGGCTCCTGGTACGCGCGGCGGATCCTCCCTTATCGAACCCAGAACAACGATGTGGAAGGCGTCGTCATCACCTTTGCCGATGTCACCGAGCGAAAACATGCAGCCCAGGCCTTGGAGGAGGCCGAACGGCAGGCCAAGCTGGCCAATGCCGCCAAGTCCCGCTTCCTCGCCGCCGCGAGCCACGATCTCCGTCAGCCGCTACAGACGCTCGCTCTGCTCCAGGGCTTGATGGCGAAGCTGGTCGAAGGAGAGGCCGCGCAGAAGCTGGTCGCGCGGCTCGACCAGACCCTGGCTGCCATGTCTGGGATGCTGAATACATTGCTCGATATCAACCAGATCGAGGCCGGCACCGTTCGCGCCGACATGGTTACTTTCCCGATCGACGACCTTCTGAACCGCTTGCGCGACGAGTTCGCCTACCATGCCGAGGCGCAGGGCCTTTCCCTGCATGTGGTCTCCTGTGGTCAGTTGGTACGAAGCGATCCGCGTCTGCTCGAGCAGATGCTCCGTAATCTTCTCTCCAATGCCTTGAAATACACCAAGCACGGGAAGGTGCTGCTGGGCTGCCGTCGTCACAACGGCAACCTCCGTATCGAAGTCTGGGATACCGGCGTCGGCATCCCCGAAGAGGAGCTTCAGGCGATTTTCGAGGAGTATCATCAACTCGACAATGACGCGCACGGGCCAACCCGCGGCCTCGGCCTCGGCTTGTCGATCGTGAACCGTCTCGGCAGCTTGCTGGACCATCGCACGGAGGTGCGTTCGATTCTCGGCAAGGGTTCCGTCTTCTCCATCGAAGTAAAGCTGATCCCAGACGGCGCGGCCGAACGTCAAGAACAACGGCGAGACCGGACCAACGAGGGAACCGCGGAATCCGCGGGCCGCACGGGCACAATCCTCATTGTCGAAGACGACCCCGAAGTCCGCGGACTTCTCGAACATCTCTTGACGGAGGAAGGGCATCGTACTGCGACGGCACCCGATGGTTTCGCCGCCATGGATATGGTCGCCCGTGGGACCCTGCGGCCCGATCTTCTCCTCGCCGACTACAACCTCCCGCACGGCATGAACGGACTCGAGGTCAGCGCGAAACTGCGGGAAAAGCTTCATCGCACCATTCCTGTGGTCGTCCTGACCGGCGACATATCGACCGCGACCTTGCGCAGTATCGCCCAGCAGAACTGCGTCCAGCTCAACAAGCCCGTGAAGGCGAAGGAGCTGACTCAGCTCATGCAGCGCCTGCTCCCGGTCCACCCGCCGGCGGCGCAGTTCCGCAGCCTGCAATCCGGCGAAGCAGCCGGCGCGGGCGGACCACCCATCATCTATGTGGTCGACGACGACCGCCATGTGCGGGAGAGCATTCGCGGCGTGCTCGAGCAGGATGGCCGCCAGGTCGAGGATTACGAGAGCTGCGAGGCCTTTCTCGAAGCCTACCGTCCCGGTCGCGAGGCCTGCCTCCTGATCGACGCCTACCTCTCGGGAATGGACGGATTGCAGTTGCTGCGACATCTGGCCGAGTCGGGTCATCGCTTGCCGGCGGTCATGATCACCGGCAACAGCGACGTATCGATCGCGGTTCAGGCCATGAAGGCTGGCGCCTCCGATTTCATCGAAAAACCAGTCGGCCGCAGCGAATTGCTGGCCAGTGTCGAACGCGCCCTCGAGCAGTCGCGCGATTCGAGCAAGCTGCTCGCCTGGAAGCAGTCCGCGGTCAACCATCTCGCCACGTTGACGCCGCGCCAACGAGAGATCATGGACCTCGTTCTGGCCGGCGAGTCCAGCAAGAACATCGCCGTGGATCTCGGCATCAGCCAGCGCACGGTCGAGAACCATCGCGCTTCGATCATGAAGAAGACCGGCTCAAAATCGCTCCCTGCGCTGGCCCGTCTGGCGCTGGCCGCCGCCAAGAACGATCCCGAGGACCGGCATCAGCAAGGCGCCTCCGCAATGACGATATCGCCGCGCTCCGCCGATAAGTGA
- a CDS encoding DUF3309 family protein, with protein MSLGTILLIVLVLFLIGALPTWSHSSNWGYYPSGGLGILLVIVVVLVVMGRI; from the coding sequence ATGAGTCTCGGCACCATCCTCCTCATCGTCCTGGTGCTTTTCCTGATCGGCGCCTTGCCGACATGGTCTCACAGCTCGAACTGGGGTTACTACCCGAGCGGCGGGCTGGGCATTCTGCTCGTCATCGTCGTCGTCCTCGTGGTCATGGGCAGGATCTAG
- a CDS encoding entericidin A/B family lipoprotein — MFTKTTFLAFALMALFGAALLLGACHATAGAGEDISKTGDAITKSADEHTP; from the coding sequence ATGTTCACCAAAACCACATTCCTGGCCTTCGCGCTGATGGCCCTCTTTGGCGCCGCCCTGCTTCTCGGCGCCTGCCACGCCACCGCCGGTGCGGGCGAGGATATCTCCAAGACCGGGGATGCCATCACCAAGAGCGCGGACGAGCACACGCCTTAA